Proteins encoded within one genomic window of Triticum aestivum cultivar Chinese Spring chromosome 2D, IWGSC CS RefSeq v2.1, whole genome shotgun sequence:
- the LOC123049892 gene encoding uncharacterized protein has product MASRLGVVLALAAVVLLAAAGAAAGQSTPRPPNAQGPKPKPKPMKVKCTENRKENPYCFNRNMDCPANCPQSCYPDCNTCKPVCVCNTPGACGDPRFIGGDGNAFYFHGRRDADFCVVSDRDLHINAHFIGKSGHSGMSRDFTWIQAIAVLFDGHRLYLGARKTGTWDDAVEHLDITLDGEPVYLPADLIEGAKWTSSRVPELSVTRTKAANGVLVTVAGKFSVRANAVPITEEESRVHRYGVTADDCLAHLELAFKFDALTDDVHGVVGQTYRSDYVNHFDVRASMPTMGGDATFTTSSLFAADCSVARYGVSRGNDGAAVLSELAGVTCASGMDGKGVVCKK; this is encoded by the exons ATGGCGAGCCGTTTGGGAGTCGTGCTGGCTTTAGCGGCTGTCGTCCTTCTTGCCGCCGCGGGGGCCGCCGCCGGGCAATCCACGCCACGGCCACCCAACGCCCAGGGCCCGAAGCCGAAGCCGAAGCCGATGAAGGTCAAGTGCACCGAGAACCGCAAGGAGAACCCCTACTGTTTCAACCGGAACATGGACTGCCCCGCCAACTGCCCCCAGTCCTGCTACCCCGactgcaacacatgcaaacccgtCTGCG TCTGCAACACCCCGGGGGCGTGCGGCGACCCGCGGTTCATAGGTGGTGACGGCAACGCCTTCTACTTCCACGGACGCAGGGACGCCGACTTCTGCGTCGTCTCCGACCGCGACCTTCACATCAACGCGCACTTCATCGGCAAGAGCGGCCACAGTGGCATGTCCCGGGACTTCACCTGGATCCAGGCCATCGCTGTGCTCTTCGACGGCCACCGCCTCTACCTCGGCGCCAGGAAGACCGGCACCTGGGACGACGCCGTCGAGCACCTGGACATCACCCTGGACGGCGAGCCTGTCTACCTTCCCGCTGACCTCATCGAAGGCGCCAAGTGGACGTCCAGCCGCGTGCCCGAGCTGTCGGTGACCCGCACCAAGGCGGCCAACGGCGTCCTCGTCACCGTCGCCGGAAAGTTCAGCGTCAGGGCCAACGCCGTGCCCATCACCGAGGAGGAATCGAGGGTGCACCGCTACGGTGTCACCGCCGATGACTGCCTCGCGCACCTCGAGCTGGCGTTCAAGTTCGACGCGCTCACCGACGACGTCCACGGTGTGGTCGGACAGACGTACCGCTCCGACTACGTCAACCATTTCGACGTGAGGGCCTCCATGCCCACCATGGGAGGAGATGCCACCTTCACCACCTCCAGCCTGTTCGCCGCCGACTGCAGCGTGGCGCGCTATGGAGTCAGCCGTGGAAACGACGGTGCCGCGGTGCTATCTGAGCTCGCTGGTGTCACCTGCGCCAGCGGCATGGACGGCAAAGGTGTCGTGTGCAAGAAGTAA